GCAGATCAATATGTCGAAAAATCGGAGTATTATGATGGTGTTGTTGAAGCGTTGACATATGATGGACAACTGATGGCGGTACCATGGTACGTAGACGGTGGACTGCTGTACTATCGGAAGGACTTGCTAGACAAGCATGGATATGACGTTCCGGAAACATGGGAGGAGTTATTGCAAACCGCTGAAGCGATCCAGGCAAGTGAAGGGGACCCTGATCTGGAACAGTTCGTTTGGCAGGCAAAACAATCTGAAGTACTCGTCTGTAATTTTGTCGAGTATTTACGCTCGACAGGGAGTTCTCTTTTAGATGAAAATGGACAGCCGACGATCGATACGCCTGAAATGAACCAAACGCTTGATCTGATGAAGCAAACTCTTGATAACGGTCATTCGCCTGAGGCTATTCTGACGTTTGATGAAGAGCCAAGCCGTACGGTGTTTACAGATGGCAATGCCATTTTCATGCGTAATTGGACGTACGCTTGGTCGTCTGCCCAAGATGAAGAGCAGTCAAATGTCGTTGGGAAAGTAGGCGTTGCGCCGTTGCCGCGTTTTGATAACGGGCAGAGTGCCTCTACAATGGGAGGCTATCAGTTTATGGTAGCGAAAGATGCTGAGCATAAAGAGGCTGCATTTAAGCTGGCCAACTTTCTTTCGAGTGAACAAAGTCAGTTGCAGTATGCCGAAGATCTCGCCTTTAGCCCGACGAGACCGAGTGTGCTAGAAAACGAAAGATTGCAAGAGACCAATCCATTTTTGACAGAGCTTGATGATGTTTTCCGCGGCGTCGTGCCGAGACCTGTCAGCCCAGACTATCCAAAATCTCATTGGCCCTTCAGTCTAGCTTATCTGCCGTCCTCGCCGGTCAGCT
This is a stretch of genomic DNA from Litoribacterium kuwaitense. It encodes these proteins:
- a CDS encoding ABC transporter substrate-binding protein — translated: MFRWKRSLFFLVVLLLLAACQSQPAETEATNEEAASEEPITLHFAGIKTYAQDSWTDLIAEFEAENPEIKVEVNQMPAPAMSTEIHQYLVTSLQSKQNEIDVFTGDVIWVPEFAAAGWVEPADQYVEKSEYYDGVVEALTYDGQLMAVPWYVDGGLLYYRKDLLDKHGYDVPETWEELLQTAEAIQASEGDPDLEQFVWQAKQSEVLVCNFVEYLRSTGSSLLDENGQPTIDTPEMNQTLDLMKQTLDNGHSPEAILTFDEEPSRTVFTDGNAIFMRNWTYAWSSAQDEEQSNVVGKVGVAPLPRFDNGQSASTMGGYQFMVAKDAEHKEAAFKLANFLSSEQSQLQYAEDLAFSPTRPSVLENERLQETNPFLTELDDVFRGVVPRPVSPDYPKSHWPFSLAYLPSSPVSYRLKRALSRWKKK